The sequence CGATGCTCTCTTTGCCCCCCCGCCTGCCCAGCATCTGCTCGAGGCGGCTCTCCTCGTCGTGAGCGGCGAGGAGGACAGACGGGCTCGTATCCGGCTGCGCGGAAGCAAAGGCAGCCGCGGCCCGCCCCGCCCGCGATCCAAAGACCAGGAGCTCAGGGAGCGAGTTGGAGCCCAGACGGTTAGCCCCGTTTATGCTCACACAGGCCGCTTCCCCGGCCGCGTAGAGCCCGGGGAGGGGGGTCGCTCCCTGAATGTCCGTGGAGACGCCGCCCATCATGTAGTGAACCACGGGACGGACGGGGATCATCTCCTTGACGGGATCGATGTTTTCATACTTGAGGCACAGCTCCCGAACGAAGGGGATCTTCTTGTTGATTACCTTCTCCCCCAGATGGCGGACGTCGAGGTGGACGTAGTCTCCGTAGGGGCCCTGAAGGGTTCGCCCCTTCTCCTGCTCCTTCACGAAGGCCTGAGAGAGCCGGTCTCGAGGACCGAGCTCCATGGAGCGCAGGACCGGCTTGGGCTCGGGTTTGCCCAGGTCGTAGTCCTGGAGGTAGCGGTAGCCGTCCTTGTTGAGAAGCCAACCCCCCTCGCTGCGGGCCGCCTCCGTAATGAGAATCCCCGTGAAGGGAAGCCCCGTGGGATGGTACTGCACGAACTCCATGTCCTTAAGGGGTGCCCCCGCGCGGTACGCGAGCGCCATGCCGTCGCCGTTCTTGATGTTGGCGTTGGTGGTGAAGGGGAAGATCTTGCCACAGCCTCCCGTGCAGAGAATCACCGCCTTGGCCGTGATGGCCAGGATCTTCCCCGTGGCCACCTCGATGGCCACCACCCCTTGGCAGCGCCCCTCGTTCACCAAGAGCTTGGTGACAAAGCACTCGTCGTAACGCTGGATAGTGTCGTACTTCAGGGTGGTCTGGAACAGCGTGTGGAGCATGTGAAAGCCGGTCTTGTCCGCGGCGAACCAGGTGCGTTGGACTTTCATCCCTCCGAACGGGCGCACCGCGAGCGAGCCATCAGGCTCGCGGTTCCAGGGGCAGCCCCAGTGCTCGAGCCGCAGCATCTCCTCGGGGGCCTCTTTGACGAAGGCTTCTACGGCGTCCTGGTCCGAGAGCCAGTCGCCTCCCGAGATGGTGTCGTAGGCGTGCTCGTCCAGGCTGTCCCCGGCCTTGATGACCGCAGCGGCTCCCCCCTCCGCGGAAACGGTATGGCTGCGCATGGGATAGACCTTGGAGATGACAGCCACCCGGAGCCGGGGATCGCTCTCGACCACGGCTATGGCGGCCCGCAAGCCCGCGCCGCCGCCGCCCACGACCAGCACGTCGCAGGAGAAGAGTTCCATGGCCTCCTTGGGAGAACCGACGAACCCCGGGCTCGATGTCGAAGAGGACACTACGTCGGCGGCCCCACCGCCGTCAAGGCTGGGGCATCCAGGCTGGGGCATCCAGGCTGGGGCATCCGGCTGGGGCATCCGGGGACCGGCTTCATCACCGCTCTCCGCCTAGACGGAGCACCCGGGGAACGCGCGCGGCCCCTAAGATGGCCAAAAGCCGACTCGATCCGCAGGGCCGGTCCGCGGGGGGGCGTATAATCCGGCCTCGGTCCCGACCAAGCCTGGAGGCTCTATGCGCCCCACTCTCCTGCGTGCGATGGCCGTCCTCGCCCTCTGGATCCCCGGTCCTTCCGCCCTTGCCCAAGCCCCGCGTGGCTGGTCCCCGGAGGCCGCATTCAAGGTTAAGCGGGTGAGCGCGGTGCGCG is a genomic window of Vicinamibacteria bacterium containing:
- the frdA gene encoding fumarate reductase (quinol) flavoprotein subunit — protein: MELFSCDVLVVGGGGAGLRAAIAVVESDPRLRVAVISKVYPMRSHTVSAEGGAAAVIKAGDSLDEHAYDTISGGDWLSDQDAVEAFVKEAPEEMLRLEHWGCPWNREPDGSLAVRPFGGMKVQRTWFAADKTGFHMLHTLFQTTLKYDTIQRYDECFVTKLLVNEGRCQGVVAIEVATGKILAITAKAVILCTGGCGKIFPFTTNANIKNGDGMALAYRAGAPLKDMEFVQYHPTGLPFTGILITEAARSEGGWLLNKDGYRYLQDYDLGKPEPKPVLRSMELGPRDRLSQAFVKEQEKGRTLQGPYGDYVHLDVRHLGEKVINKKIPFVRELCLKYENIDPVKEMIPVRPVVHYMMGGVSTDIQGATPLPGLYAAGEAACVSINGANRLGSNSLPELLVFGSRAGRAAAAFASAQPDTSPSVLLAAHDEESRLEQMLGRRGGKESIATLRAEMHRAMEESAGIYRTESSLGQAAQKLSELQDRVEDLSLDDHSYTFNTELTSALELSYMLDLAQTIVHAARERRESRGSHQRTDHPQRDDKGFLKHSLVFRGKDGTPRIDYSPVTITRWPPGQRVYGR